The following coding sequences are from one Streptomyces dengpaensis window:
- a CDS encoding DUF1992 domain-containing protein encodes MTERKPPGVSFESWVERQIREAEARGEFAELPGAGRPVPHLTDTSYDELWWIKQKMAREGLSVLPPTLALRREAEDALAAAAKAPSEGVVRRIVEDINAKIREVMFKPPPGPPLGLKPYDVESIVREWRESREPREPREG; translated from the coding sequence ATGACGGAGCGCAAGCCACCTGGTGTCAGCTTCGAGTCCTGGGTCGAGAGACAAATCCGCGAGGCGGAGGCGCGTGGCGAGTTCGCGGAACTCCCCGGCGCGGGGCGGCCGGTGCCGCACCTCACCGACACGTCGTACGACGAACTCTGGTGGATCAAGCAGAAGATGGCCCGCGAGGGGCTGTCGGTCCTGCCGCCCACCCTGGCCCTGCGCAGGGAGGCCGAGGACGCACTCGCGGCGGCCGCCAAGGCCCCCTCGGAGGGGGTCGTGCGCCGCATCGTCGAGGACATCAACGCCAAGATCCGCGAGGTCATGTTCAAGCCACCACCGGGGCCTCCGCTGGGGCTGAAGCCGTACGACGTCGAGTCGATCGTGCGGGAGTGGCGGGAGTCCCGGGAACCCCGGGAACCCCGGGAGGGGTAG
- a CDS encoding FHA domain-containing protein produces MLELTMASVAGADAGATAGMLMADAPSDPGAVLRVGRDRAVCRLATPDDWLFVSRVHLEFLCGPDGSWQVTWLRGSHPEPSSEVRLTLAGQQPQAFPYGGTAKLPAGSSGELVIQDRTGPRTVNVGFYHEA; encoded by the coding sequence GTGCTCGAACTCACCATGGCCTCGGTAGCCGGGGCGGACGCGGGCGCGACGGCCGGAATGCTGATGGCCGACGCGCCGAGCGACCCCGGGGCCGTACTGAGGGTGGGCCGGGACCGGGCTGTGTGCCGTCTCGCGACCCCCGACGACTGGCTGTTCGTGTCCCGCGTCCACCTGGAGTTCCTGTGCGGCCCGGACGGCTCCTGGCAGGTCACCTGGCTGCGCGGCTCCCACCCGGAGCCGTCCTCCGAGGTACGGCTGACGCTGGCGGGGCAGCAGCCCCAAGCCTTCCCGTACGGCGGCACGGCCAAGCTCCCCGCGGGCAGCTCCGGAGAACTCGTCATCCAGGACCGCACCGGCCCGCGCACCGTGAACGTGGGCTTCTATCACGAGGCCTGA
- a CDS encoding O-methyltransferase: MSESQIWHDVDDYLAPLLAPHDDILAAALRDSDAAGLPPINVTPTQGKLLQLLAQIQGARRVLEIGTLGGYSTIWLGRALPADGRLISFEYDATHAEVARRNLARAGLDRIAEVRVGPALESLPKLADENPEPFDLVFIDADKVNNAHYVEWAVRLTRPGSVIVLDNVVRGGTVTEAGSTDPSVRGTRAALELIASHPKLSGTAIQTVGGKGYDGFALARVVN, from the coding sequence ATGAGCGAGTCGCAGATCTGGCACGACGTCGACGACTACCTGGCCCCCCTCCTCGCCCCCCACGACGACATCCTGGCCGCCGCGCTGCGCGACAGCGATGCGGCCGGGCTGCCGCCCATCAACGTCACGCCGACCCAGGGCAAGCTGCTCCAGCTCCTCGCCCAGATCCAGGGCGCGCGCCGCGTCCTGGAGATCGGCACGCTCGGCGGCTACAGCACGATCTGGCTGGGCCGCGCGCTCCCGGCCGACGGCCGGCTGATCAGCTTCGAGTACGACGCCACGCACGCGGAGGTCGCCCGCCGCAACCTCGCCCGCGCCGGGCTCGACAGGATCGCCGAGGTGCGGGTGGGCCCGGCCCTGGAGTCGCTGCCGAAGCTGGCCGACGAGAACCCGGAGCCGTTCGACCTCGTCTTCATCGACGCGGACAAGGTGAACAACGCGCACTACGTCGAGTGGGCCGTCAGGCTCACCCGGCCCGGCAGCGTGATCGTCCTCGACAACGTCGTACGGGGCGGCACGGTCACCGAGGCGGGCAGCACCGACCCGAGCGTGCGGGGCACCCGGGCCGCGCTCGAACTGATCGCCTCGCACCCGAAGTTGAGCGGTACGGCGATCCAGACGGTGGGGGGCAAGGGGTACGACGGGTTCGCGCTGGCGCGGGTGGTGAACTGA
- a CDS encoding bifunctional glycosyltransferase 87/phosphatase PAP2 family protein: MADVEHGGRAGNAFGAGAAETAMARLGAVRIGLWMIAAVLAVRQVAVVLGTPKGERLTDLETWVGTNGVLHVEGSLYDSTAFTGTPFAGLVLKPLTRAAEQALGWGWTFGTLSLVVALGLVAARALPQPVSRRTSLIAAPVAISLLMLSLPVRNAFWLGQTGVIPVLLVVLGCFAVRGERAGGALIGLAAALQPTVLLFAPLLWFTGRRRAAASTGITFAGLTALAWAAMPRDSTTYWVHHLAGVGLGKDADDLANQSLHGALLRLGLTGPLEIGLFLVLGVAVAVVGLRRAVRYARDGQLLLAVAITGCVAVAVSPTTWRHQLLWVLLAVVGRVGKKTSDRYMWPVAVILTVSLPAKMMLPNMPALFPLRDNVVLLAALAAATVVPFLSRTAEYYRAPVPTDYAEPVPTRWKRVPLLPFLGRVLTRPNLLLELLLIRVGYAAYQQVRLAATGGTNTGGRATAEHHGDQILGIERFLHLDIEHWANHAVVKAGFLRNFFDFYYTSFHFVVPLTVLGVLYARRPADYRWARSALGFATVLALIGFWFYPLAPPRLMPGLGIIDTVNGVQDFSKPDYGTLTALTNQYAAMPSLHFGWSLWCGLVIAILAPKWWMKALGLLHPFFTVTAIVVTGNHWLLDAVGGAAVVGAGFGLTCLLQGPRPRTLMKPVEVPAKEPVPATGRTPS; this comes from the coding sequence GTGGCAGACGTGGAGCACGGCGGACGAGCGGGTAATGCCTTCGGGGCGGGGGCTGCCGAGACGGCGATGGCACGGCTGGGAGCCGTCCGTATAGGGCTGTGGATGATCGCCGCCGTCCTGGCGGTACGGCAGGTCGCCGTCGTCCTCGGCACGCCCAAGGGGGAGCGGCTGACGGACCTGGAGACCTGGGTCGGCACGAACGGCGTGCTGCATGTGGAGGGGTCGCTGTACGACTCGACGGCGTTCACCGGCACCCCGTTCGCCGGGCTTGTCCTCAAGCCCCTGACCCGAGCGGCCGAACAGGCCCTCGGCTGGGGCTGGACCTTCGGCACCCTGTCGCTGGTGGTCGCGCTCGGCTTGGTCGCCGCGCGGGCCCTGCCGCAGCCCGTGAGCCGGCGTACGTCGCTGATCGCCGCGCCGGTCGCGATCAGCCTGCTGATGCTGTCGCTGCCCGTGCGCAACGCCTTCTGGCTCGGCCAGACCGGCGTCATCCCCGTGCTGCTCGTCGTGCTCGGCTGCTTCGCGGTCCGTGGCGAGCGGGCCGGCGGCGCCCTGATAGGCCTCGCGGCGGCGCTGCAGCCGACCGTGCTGCTCTTCGCGCCGCTGCTGTGGTTCACCGGGCGCCGCCGCGCCGCCGCGTCCACCGGGATCACCTTCGCCGGCCTCACCGCGCTCGCCTGGGCCGCGATGCCGCGGGACTCGACCACGTACTGGGTGCACCATCTGGCGGGTGTCGGCCTCGGCAAGGACGCGGACGACCTCGCCAACCAGTCGCTGCACGGCGCGCTGCTCCGGCTCGGTCTCACCGGGCCGCTGGAGATAGGCCTGTTCCTGGTCCTCGGCGTGGCCGTCGCGGTCGTGGGCCTGCGCCGCGCGGTGCGCTACGCGCGGGACGGGCAGCTGCTGCTCGCCGTGGCGATCACCGGCTGTGTCGCCGTCGCCGTCTCGCCCACCACCTGGCGGCACCAGCTGCTGTGGGTGCTGCTGGCGGTGGTCGGCCGGGTCGGCAAGAAGACCTCGGACCGCTATATGTGGCCCGTCGCCGTCATCCTCACCGTCTCGCTGCCCGCGAAGATGATGCTGCCGAACATGCCGGCGCTCTTCCCGCTGCGTGACAACGTGGTGCTGCTCGCCGCGCTGGCCGCCGCGACCGTCGTGCCGTTCCTGTCCCGCACCGCGGAGTACTACCGGGCGCCGGTCCCCACCGACTACGCGGAGCCGGTCCCCACCCGGTGGAAGCGGGTGCCGCTGCTGCCCTTCCTCGGCCGCGTCCTCACCCGCCCCAACCTGCTGCTCGAACTGCTCCTGATACGCGTCGGCTACGCCGCCTACCAGCAGGTCAGGCTCGCCGCGACGGGCGGCACCAATACGGGCGGCCGGGCCACCGCCGAGCACCACGGCGACCAGATCCTCGGCATCGAGCGGTTCCTGCACCTCGACATCGAGCACTGGGCCAACCACGCGGTGGTGAAGGCCGGCTTCCTGCGGAACTTCTTCGACTTCTACTACACGTCGTTCCACTTCGTCGTCCCGCTCACCGTCCTCGGTGTCCTGTACGCCCGCCGCCCCGCCGACTACCGCTGGGCGCGCTCGGCGCTCGGCTTCGCCACCGTGCTCGCCCTCATCGGCTTCTGGTTCTACCCGCTCGCGCCGCCGCGCCTGATGCCGGGCCTCGGCATCATCGACACCGTGAACGGCGTGCAGGACTTCTCCAAGCCGGACTACGGCACGCTGACCGCACTGACCAACCAGTACGCGGCGATGCCCTCGCTGCACTTCGGCTGGTCGCTGTGGTGCGGCCTGGTGATCGCGATCCTGGCGCCCAAGTGGTGGATGAAGGCACTCGGCCTGCTGCACCCCTTCTTCACGGTCACCGCGATCGTGGTGACCGGCAACCACTGGCTGCTGGACGCGGTGGGCGGCGCGGCCGTCGTCGGCGCCGGCTTCGGGCTGACCTGCCTCCTGCAGGGCCCGCGGCCCAGGACGCTGATGAAGCCCGTGGAGGTCCCCGCGAAGGAGCCGGTCCCGGCGACGGGCCGTACACCGAGCTGA